Proteins found in one Luteimonas chenhongjianii genomic segment:
- the lpxA gene encoding acyl-ACP--UDP-N-acetylglucosamine O-acyltransferase codes for MAVHIHASAVVDPGAKLGEDVRIGAFSLIGPEVEIGDGTIVGPHCSIHGPTRIGQGNHIHGHAAIGGEAQDKKFAGERTELVIGDRNTIREFVTINRGTGDGGGVTRIGDDNWFLAYTHVAHDCVVGNRCVFSNNATLAGHVTVGDHVILSGFVGIHQFCRIGAHAFIGMGAFVNGDVPPFVMVAQDGYGRPRGVNIEGLRRRGFDSARTSAIKRAYRALYVSGDSLADARARLAEMAQDSDDVHEFLAFIESGDRPLLR; via the coding sequence ATGGCCGTGCACATCCACGCCAGCGCGGTCGTCGATCCCGGCGCGAAGCTCGGCGAGGACGTGCGCATCGGTGCGTTCTCGCTGATCGGCCCCGAGGTCGAAATCGGCGACGGGACGATCGTCGGGCCACACTGCAGCATCCACGGGCCCACGCGCATCGGCCAGGGCAACCACATCCACGGTCACGCCGCGATCGGTGGCGAGGCGCAGGACAAGAAATTCGCCGGCGAACGCACCGAGCTCGTGATCGGTGATCGCAACACGATCCGCGAGTTCGTGACGATCAACCGCGGGACCGGCGACGGCGGCGGCGTCACCCGCATCGGCGACGACAACTGGTTCCTCGCCTACACGCACGTCGCCCACGACTGCGTGGTCGGCAACCGCTGCGTGTTCTCCAACAATGCGACGCTCGCCGGTCACGTGACCGTCGGCGACCACGTGATCCTCAGTGGCTTCGTCGGCATCCACCAGTTCTGCCGCATTGGTGCGCATGCGTTCATCGGAATGGGCGCGTTCGTCAATGGCGACGTCCCCCCCTTCGTGATGGTCGCCCAGGACGGCTATGGCCGTCCGCGGGGCGTCAATATCGAAGGTCTCAGGCGCCGCGGCTTCGACAGCGCACGCACCTCGGCGATCAAGCGTGCCTATCGCGCACTGTATGTGTCCGGCGATTCGCTGGCCGACGCGCGCGCACGCCTTGCAGAGATGGCGCAGGACAGCGACGACGTCCATGAATTCCTCGCGTTCATCGAATCGGGCGACCGTCCGCTGCTGCGTTGA
- the fabZ gene encoding 3-hydroxyacyl-ACP dehydratase FabZ: MTQDDTRAEITLPIHIDGIQGLLPHRYPFLLVDRVVEFEPGKRVLCYKNVSANEQFFQGHFPSQPVMPGVLVVEALAQAGGILSHLTRGKNHNGNLSYLVKVDAAKFSRMVVPGDRLELEVSIKREIRNMTMYSGIARVDGEQAACAEILCAEVPR, from the coding sequence ATGACGCAGGACGACACCCGGGCAGAGATCACGCTGCCGATCCACATCGACGGCATCCAGGGCCTGTTGCCCCACCGCTATCCGTTCCTGCTGGTCGACCGCGTCGTCGAGTTCGAGCCCGGCAAGCGCGTGCTCTGCTACAAGAATGTCTCGGCCAACGAGCAGTTCTTCCAGGGGCATTTTCCGAGCCAGCCGGTGATGCCAGGCGTGCTGGTGGTCGAAGCGTTGGCCCAGGCCGGCGGCATCCTGTCGCACCTCACCCGGGGCAAGAACCACAATGGCAACCTCTCCTACCTGGTGAAGGTGGACGCGGCGAAGTTCTCGCGCATGGTGGTGCCGGGGGACCGCCTGGAACTCGAGGTCTCGATCAAGCGCGAGATCCGCAACATGACGATGTATTCGGGCATCGCCCGGGTCGACGGCGAACAGGCCGCGTGCGCGGAGATCCTCTGCGCCGAGGTCCCGCGCTGA